The following coding sequences lie in one Corticium candelabrum chromosome 10, ooCorCand1.1, whole genome shotgun sequence genomic window:
- the LOC134185162 gene encoding thimet oligopeptidase-like, with amino-acid sequence MFLFCLQRKVAHLRLNTARLVVFAAHAKRASNARMSSAMSDSRMLLRWNLTKEDIQREANDLMRVSRSAFNSVGSLKREDVTFDRTVKILADNKAWYDTRRSMLDFLQHVSTDKEIREVSTEADKQLSEFDVEMSMRQDVFDSLVAFKETAPALAPEAERYLNRMIVNGRRNGLHLSPEKQAKVKEIKTKLSDLSITFTKNLGEENTTLRFVEDDLDGLPADFVKSLKRTDDGNQYEVTLKYPHYFPFMKHAKRAESRRRLNVAFLSRCKDENTKILQELVELRKEMADTLGYPTHASYITELRMAKTVETVDKFLTELAGQMKPLRDRDLDVFREYKEAECTEQGHKYDNQINNWDMRYYMERVQERQYSVDQEKLKEYFPLNIVTTGLLAIYQELLNLKFSAVSGAEVWHEDVTMYSVTDAKSDELMGWFYLDLHPREGKFGHAACFGLQPSCLLPDGTRQPAVAAMVANFTKPTVDHPALLLHDEVETFFHEFGHVMHQICAQADYALFSGTSVERDFVEAPSQMLENWCWEKESLRRMSSHYKDGSPIPEELLDKLIASRIANSGVFNCRQLTFALFDQAIHSRANVDIVETYAQFTKDILGIEATPGTSFPATFGHLAGGYDAQYYGYLWSEVFSADMFHSRFKSEGIMNPATGADYRRCILRPGGSKDGMDMLKDFLGREPSQEAFYVSKGLTV; translated from the exons ATGTTTCTATTCTGCTTGCAACGGAAAGTGGCGCATCTTCGACTCAACACCGCTCGCCTCGTGGTCTTCGCAGCGCACGCTAAGAGAGCCTCAAATGCCAGGATGTCGTCTGCCATGAGTGACAGTCGGATGCTGTTGAGATGGAATCTCACGAAGGAAGACATTCAGAGGGAAGCGAATGATCTAATGCGAGTGTCGAGGTCCGCCTTCAATTCAGTGGGCAGCCTGAAACGCGAAGACGTGACGTTCGATCGAACAGTGAAG ATTTTAGCCGATAATAAGGCGTGGTACGACACGAGAAGGTCGATGCTGGATTTTCTTCAACATGTTTCTACTG aCAAGGAGATAAGAGAAGTGAGTACTGAAGCTGATAAGCAACTCTCAGAGTTTGATGTGGAGATGAG CATGAGGCAGGACGTTTTCGATTCTCTTGTGGCTTTCAAG GAAACGGCTCCAGCCCTTGCACCAGAAGCTGAAAGATACCTTAATAGAATGATTGTTAATGGAAGACGGAATG GGTTACACTTATCGCCAGAAAAGCAGGCAAAAGTGAAGgaaatcaaaacaaaactgagCGACTTGTCCATCACGTTCACTAAGAACCTCGGCGAAGAGAACACAACGTTACGATTTGTCGAAGACGATTTGG ATGGACTTCCTGCTGACTTTGTGAAGAGTTTGAAAAGA ACTGATGATGGCAACCAGTATGAAGTAACCCTCAAATATCCACACTATTTTCCTTTTATGAAGCATGCAAAGAGGGCGGAATCTCGAAGGAGGCTTAATGTTGCATTTCTGTCTAG ATGTAAAGATGAGAATACAAAGATTTTGCAAGAGCTTGTTGAACTAAGGAAGGAG ATGGCTGACACTCTAGGTTACCCTACTCATGCAAGTTACATTACTGAG CTTCGAATGGCTAAGACTGTTGAGACGGTGGATAAGTTTTTGACTGAACTTGCTGGTCAGATGAAGCCATTGAGAGATAGAGATCTGGATGTGTTTAGAGAGTACAAGGAGGCGGAG TGCACAGAGCAAGGCCACAAATATGACAACCAAATAAACAACTGGGACATGCGATACTACATGGAGAGAGTCCAAGAGAGACAATACAGCGTTGATCAGGAAAAACTTAAAGAGTATTTCCCACTCAACATCGTGACAACCG GTTTGCTGGCCATTTATCAA GAGCTGCTGAACTTGAAATTCAGTGCAGTGTCAGGTGCTGAGGTTTGGCATGAGGATGTCACTATG TACAGTGTAACTGATGCTAAAAGTGATGAGTTGATGGGTTGGTTCTATCTTGATTTGCATCCGAGAGAAGGGAAGTTTGGACATGCTGCCTGCTTTGGCTTGCAA CCCAGCTGTCTACTTCCTGATGGCACGAGGCAACCAGCTGTAGCTGCAATGGTAGCAAACTTTACGAAGCCGACAGTTGATCACCCAGCACTTCTACTACACGACGAG GTGGAGACATTCTTTCACGagtttggtcacgtgatgcacCAGATTTGTGCTCAAGCAGACTACGCCCTCTTCAGCGGCACAAGTGTTGAGCGAGACTTTGTAGAGGCTCCATCTCAAATGCTAGAAAATTGGTGTTGGGAGAAAGAGTCTCTGAGACGGATGTCAAGCCACTACAAGGACGGCTCACCAATTCCTGAGGAATTGCTTGACAAATTGATTGCTTCACGTATAGCAAACAGTGGGGTTTTTAACTGCCGGCAG ttGACGTTTGCCTTGTTTGATCAAGCAATACACAGTAGAGCCAAC GTTGATATCGTTGAAACGTATGCCCAGTTTACCAAAGATATACTCGGAATTGAAGCAACTCCTG GTACGTCATTTCCTGCGACATTTGGTCATCTTGCTGGCGGCTACGATGCACAATACTATGGATACTTG TGGAGTGAAGTCTTCTCTGCCGATATGTTTCATTCGAGATTTAAATCCGAGGGTATAATGAATCCAGCGACTGGTGCGGATTACAGGAGGTGCATTCTGCGGCCGGGAGGATCGAAG gaCGGGATGGACATGCTGAAGGACTTTCTTGGTCGTGAACCGAGTCAGGAAGCGTTTTATGTCAGTAAGGGACTGACAGTCTGA
- the LOC134186118 gene encoding dnaJ homolog dnj-5-like — translation MDPLCAKFTTLLNILDSAALSSKETKMAEKPDCKTTAADKPDVLPSDWTIEGGRLRSAMSSASIGINREEQAGGQSKNDAQGDGKGNDSIDHEQHDEDHVEQNEEDDGCDVIEDRLESSWHRQNVHDNNSNKDPLIDNNLDKMQANHQRCNTHTTSWHSTDNSPPSTVQTSNKTDDSRTTDDKTNERHCVVPDVEVENLGPRTPLMSQTPDVVKSCEPAMKLPFKTVRRVGGVRVKGRRRNGDSFNDGKQISRAVYNRSVSSESEETKSLETEGSRSDESKTDWTSRGEVTKVHLNVWLKKGYEVMLMILIYLAAILWTALLFTASGLKYLAQTLISFCKREGKILVIKIMVHLILFWHTRFKPCTERLRIKLSLLRKKIRRWWRRLGGKEEEPEDRFDEFENMAKALQTDPGETIDLPRTSDEAVERLLGCRNKDLYSILGVARNSTEEEIKKHYRKQAMLVHPDKNKSPGTEEAFKILGHAFETLGNEEKRREYDSRANEDQLQAEFEFFFTKLLEKMEESRNMLPCGQCGGSHRRYVITDRSIYNARYCGKCDIRHPVNDGDVWCESDRFGFRVYFYAYMDGEIYDITEWAACQGFRNRMKANGHAVTIRISSRGNNPPSRAKSQQEANERREVQDMLDRLFRDSQVYRSDHMPHPHGDRMGDMSGCSETYQSGKRAARARRRRKKKT, via the exons ATGGATCCATTGTGTGCAAAATTCACAACCCTCTTAAACATACTGGATTCCGCAGCACTGTCATCTAAAGAAACAAAAATGGCTGAAAAACCTGATTGCAAAACTACAGCAGCAGACAAACCTGACGTGTTACCATCTGACTGGACGATAGAAGGAGGTAGACTGAGGTCAGCAATGTCATCTGCATCAATAGGCATCAACCGAGAAGAGCAAGCAGGTGGACAAAGCAAAAACGATGCACAAGGGGATGGAAAAGGCAATGATAGTATTGATCACGAGCAACACGACGAAGACCATGTAGAACAAAATGAAGAAGACGATGGATGTGATGTTATTGAAGACAGATTGGAAAGCAGTTGGCACAGACAAAATGTTCACGACAATAATTCTAACAAGGACCCACTCATTGATAACAATTTAGACAaaatgcaagcaaatcatcAGAGATGCAACACTCATACAACATCCTGGCATTCAACGGATAACAGTCCACCATCGACAGtccaaacaagcaacaagacAGACGACTCTAGAACAACAGACGATAAAACAAACGAACGGCATTGTGTAGTTCCCGATGTGGAAGTTGAAAATTTGGGACCTCGTACACCACTGATGAGTCAAACTCCGGATGTTGTCAAGAGCTGTGAGCCGGCAATGAAACTTCCGTTTAAGACTGTTAGGCGTGTGGGCGGGGTGAGAGTCAAAGGCAGAAGGAGGAACGGAGATTCGTTCAATGACGGGAAACAGATTAGTCGTGCAGTGTACAATAGGTCAGTGAGTAGTGAGAGTGAGGAGACAAAATCGTTGGAAACCGAGGGCAGCAGATCAGATGAATCAAAGACGGATTGGACAAGCAGAG GTGAAGTAACAAAAGTACATTTGAATGTTTGGTTGAAGAAAGGATATGAGGTCATGCTCATGATTCTCATTTATTTGGCTGCAATACTGTGGACGGCTCTTTTGTTTACTGCCAGTGG GTTAAAATACCTTGCTCAAACTTTAATTTCATTTTGCAAACGAGAAGGAAAAATCCTCGTGATCAAGATTATGGTGCAtctcattttgttttggcACACACGATTCAAACCTTGTACAGAAAGACTTCGAATTAAGCTCTCACTTTTGCGGAAGAAAATTCGGAGGTGGTGGAGACGACTTGGTGGAAAAGAGGAAGAACCGGAAGACAGATTTGATGAATTTGAAAACATGGCGAAGGCACTTCAGACAGATCCAGGAGAAACGATAGATTTGCCCAGGACAA GTGATGAGGCTGTCGAGCGTTTGTTGGGTTGTCGCAATAAGGATTTGTATAGTATATTGGGAGTAGCAAGAAATTCAACTGAAGAAGAAATCAAGAagcattacagaaagcagGCAATGCTAGTTCATCCTGACAAA AATAAGAGTCCTGGGACAGAGGAGGCATTCAAGATACTTGGACATGCATTTGAGACTCTAGGAAACGAG GAAAAACGGCGGGAATACGACAGCAGGGCTAATGAAGACCAGTTACAA gCGGAATTCGAATTCTTTTTTACAAAACTTCTGGAGAAGATGGAGGAG tcTCGTAATATGTTGCCGTGTGGGCAGTGTGGAGGGTCTCATAGACGCTATGTGATAACGGATCGGTCGATATACAATGCAAGATATTGCGGAAAGTGTGACATAAGACATCCTGTTAATGAC GGAGATGTATGGTGTGAAAGCGATCGTTTTGGCTTCAGAGTTTACTTCTATGCATACATGGATGGTGAAATTTACGACATCACCGAATGGGCGGCATGTCAG GGTTTCAGAAACAGAATGAAAGCTAACGGACATGCTGTAACCATAAGGATCAGTTCGCGAGGAAATAATCCTCCAAGCAGAGCTAAAAGTCAACAAGAAGCGAATGA GAGACGTGAGGTTCAGGACATGTTGGATCGCTTGTTTCGGGATTCGCAAGTGTACAGAAGTGATCACATGCCACATCCACATGGCGACAGAATGGGTGACATGAGTGGCTGTTCGGAGACTTACCAGAGTGGTAAACGTGCAGCACGAGCTAGAAGACGAAGAAAGAAAAAGACTTGA